One genomic region from Candidatus Bathyarchaeia archaeon encodes:
- a CDS encoding PH domain-containing protein yields the protein MKKTLIKFAIVFVVATILLSFVFILLPMLIPFWLAFCFVFFIVYYFNKNAYTYFITEKSVRVEKSWFFGSYAREITFDQIRDVHVMQGILARMFNCGSLVFVTTTGLEVGYVGGGAAVGRGVVVGGGTATPTIVKGRGNMFWDIPEPAKAREILMGKLTEWREVFQQQRIAVSVERIAEKTAQTPLSQQPSAAETIVDQLERLKKLLDSGAISKEEYEKAKKKLLE from the coding sequence ATGAAAAAGACGCTTATCAAATTTGCCATAGTCTTCGTGGTTGCTACCATATTGTTAAGTTTTGTATTTATTTTACTACCAATGCTTATTCCTTTCTGGCTGGCCTTCTGCTTCGTTTTCTTTATAGTCTACTATTTCAACAAGAACGCCTACACATACTTCATAACTGAAAAGTCTGTCCGCGTAGAGAAGTCTTGGTTTTTCGGCAGTTACGCCAGAGAAATCACCTTTGACCAGATTAGAGATGTGCATGTGATGCAGGGGATTTTGGCAAGGATGTTTAACTGCGGCTCGCTGGTGTTCGTAACCACCACAGGGCTTGAGGTTGGATATGTAGGCGGAGGAGCCGCCGTGGGAAGGGGCGTAGTTGTTGGAGGGGGAACCGCCACACCTACCATTGTTAAGGGCAGAGGCAACATGTTTTGGGACATACCAGAACCGGCGAAAGCGAGGGAAATTTTGATGGGTAAACTGACGGAATGGCGGGAAGTCTTCCAGCAACAGAGAATCGCAGTCTCCGTAGAAAGAATAGCTGAAAAAACAGCTCAAACACCGCTTTCACAGCAACCATCAGCCGCAGAAACGATTGTTGACCAGCTTGAAAGGCTTAAGAAACTTCTTGACTCTGGGGCAATATCAAAAGAGGAATACGAAAAAGCCAAGAAGAAGCTGCTAGAATAA
- a CDS encoding nitroreductase family protein codes for MNETIEVIKRRRSIRKFKPEQIPDHMLQEILECALLAPNARNQQKWHFTLIQNKEVLKKMADIMKENMLNSGIDFLAERARDPNFNPFWNAPTVILITADKKARFAEIDCALAAENILIAAESLGLGSLVMTSTEFLFISEKGKELKKELGVPEGYEHVCVVALGYKDENPPAKPRRKDVINFIR; via the coding sequence GTGAATGAAACCATAGAGGTTATAAAACGTAGGAGGAGCATACGAAAATTCAAACCAGAACAAATACCCGACCACATGCTGCAGGAAATATTGGAGTGTGCCTTGCTCGCGCCCAACGCGCGGAACCAGCAGAAATGGCACTTCACACTAATCCAAAACAAAGAAGTGCTGAAAAAGATGGCTGATATTATGAAGGAGAACATGCTAAATTCGGGAATAGATTTTTTGGCAGAACGAGCAAGAGACCCGAACTTTAATCCTTTCTGGAATGCTCCAACAGTGATTCTAATTACGGCTGATAAAAAAGCCCGATTCGCCGAAATCGACTGCGCCCTAGCCGCCGAAAACATCCTAATAGCGGCTGAATCGCTGGGCTTAGGTTCACTCGTAATGACCTCCACAGAATTCTTGTTCATTTCGGAAAAGGGCAAGGAGTTGAAAAAGGAGTTAGGAGTCCCAGAGGGATACGAACATGTCTGTGTGGTGGCACTAGGATATAAGGATGAAAACCCGCCAGCAAAACCGAGGAGAAAAGATGTGATCAACTTTATAAGATAA
- a CDS encoding glutamate-cysteine ligase family protein has translation MPISAIPSKKRISLYFCWLRVLFKEEVCTYRTLEVLGPEHEFSLVDENLRPLPIVDKVIKDVHGRVVNFVEFGNFTFGKELQLHVMEVKPNKPFKSPKNFEETMHEAVLELSDLLERRYGAGLLGTGMHPTLRLEETAVWPHRHKQIYEAFSRIFNLKQHGWLNIQSFQLNIPYADEAKAILMHNLLANVCAYLPAVSASSPIYEGRFGDYADNRLYFYMENQKEIPSVTGKVVPEYIQSFRQYRQEIIGRYSADLAKFGAHHCILNKEWINSRGVIFRFERKALEIRVMDEQECIKSDVALSCFIRALLRGLMKTEEPLLPTEVLAEDFKSVIKYGLEAKVLYPNEPTAKHVCKRFLKIAWENATTEEKEYLPLIEKRLENGNLSDVVREKVKVRAQKTDMDEAIIDVYSKLLNCLKANEPFF, from the coding sequence ATGCCGATTAGCGCTATTCCCAGCAAGAAACGTATAAGCTTATATTTTTGCTGGCTGAGAGTTCTCTTTAAAGAGGAAGTCTGTACGTATAGAACCTTAGAGGTTCTCGGACCAGAACACGAGTTCTCGCTTGTTGACGAAAACTTGAGGCCGTTGCCAATAGTTGACAAAGTCATAAAGGATGTCCACGGACGGGTTGTAAACTTTGTGGAGTTCGGCAACTTCACCTTTGGAAAAGAATTGCAACTTCATGTTATGGAGGTTAAACCCAACAAACCCTTTAAATCCCCAAAAAATTTTGAAGAAACAATGCACGAAGCGGTTTTGGAGCTCAGTGACCTTTTGGAAAGACGTTATGGCGCTGGTCTTCTAGGAACCGGGATGCATCCAACATTGAGGCTTGAGGAAACAGCTGTTTGGCCCCACCGCCACAAGCAGATTTACGAGGCTTTCAGCCGAATCTTCAACCTTAAACAGCATGGCTGGCTTAACATTCAAAGCTTCCAGCTAAACATCCCGTACGCTGATGAAGCCAAAGCCATTTTAATGCATAATTTACTTGCAAATGTTTGTGCTTATCTTCCGGCTGTTTCGGCTTCCTCACCAATTTATGAGGGACGCTTCGGCGATTATGCGGATAATCGCCTATACTTTTACATGGAAAACCAAAAGGAAATCCCATCAGTAACTGGGAAAGTGGTTCCAGAATACATTCAGTCCTTCAGGCAATATAGGCAAGAAATTATTGGACGGTACTCTGCCGATTTAGCCAAGTTCGGAGCCCACCACTGCATCCTCAACAAGGAGTGGATTAACTCTAGAGGTGTGATCTTCCGCTTTGAAAGGAAAGCCCTAGAAATACGGGTGATGGACGAGCAGGAATGCATAAAATCCGATGTGGCTTTAAGCTGCTTTATAAGGGCGCTGCTTAGGGGCTTGATGAAGACGGAGGAACCGCTTTTGCCGACAGAAGTTTTGGCTGAAGACTTCAAATCCGTTATAAAATATGGTTTGGAAGCCAAAGTGCTTTATCCTAATGAGCCTACAGCTAAACACGTGTGCAAACGCTTCTTGAAAATTGCTTGGGAAAACGCCACAACTGAGGAGAAAGAATACTTGCCCCTCATAGAGAAGCGCCTAGAAAATGGAAATCTATCAGACGTTGTTAGAGAGAAGGTCAAAGTTAGGGCACAGAAGACTGACATGGATGAGGCGATTATAGATGTTTATTCGAAACTTTTAAACTGTTTAAAGGCTAATGAGCCCTTCTTTTAA
- a CDS encoding YkgJ family cysteine cluster protein — MQAEGERQKNFFNVCSICKINCCRDARPPITEKREKTILEYLKGQGIRVENPFVHAEYTFPKEDGEGYCTFYDKATRKCVIHPVKPETCVAGPVTFDINAKSGKIEWYLKMEKICPLAGVMHRDNALLAKHFETARKEILRLVRELAPDALKAILKREEPDTYKIGEEKASTDIIKKLLG, encoded by the coding sequence ATGCAAGCTGAAGGCGAACGCCAGAAAAACTTCTTTAACGTTTGCAGCATATGCAAAATCAACTGTTGCCGGGATGCCAGACCACCAATAACCGAAAAGCGTGAAAAAACCATTTTAGAATACTTGAAAGGGCAGGGCATACGGGTTGAAAATCCGTTTGTGCATGCTGAATACACCTTTCCAAAGGAGGACGGGGAAGGCTACTGCACATTCTATGATAAAGCAACGAGGAAATGCGTAATTCATCCAGTAAAGCCGGAAACATGCGTCGCTGGACCAGTAACCTTCGACATAAACGCCAAAAGTGGCAAAATTGAGTGGTATCTTAAAATGGAAAAAATATGCCCCCTGGCAGGAGTTATGCACAGGGACAATGCCTTATTGGCGAAACATTTTGAAACTGCAAGAAAAGAGATTTTACGGCTTGTAAGGGAACTTGCCCCAGACGCATTGAAGGCCATACTTAAGCGGGAGGAACCAGACACCTATAAGATAGGTGAAGAAAAGGCAAGTACTGATATCATTAAAAAACTTTTGGGTTAG